CCGGTGATCCTGCCCGATGTCGTGATCATCGATGCGGTGCTCCCCGACGGCCACGGGAGCGAGCTGACTCGCAGGATCCGTGCGAAGAATCGCCGTGCGCGCTGCTTGATTCTGGGCCGGTCCGGGCGAGAGGAGGTGCGCGGGTGTGCGGTGGCTGCCGGAGCCCACGGGTACCTTCCCGACGATGTGCAGGCCCGCGTCCTGCTCGGTGCGATCCGCCGGGTGGCGCGGGGCGAGCAGGTCGCCGCGCGCATCGCCGTGACGCCCCGGCGCGAGCCGGACGCGACGCGGGTTGACGGTGAAGGCGAACACGACCCCCACCTGGCGATGCGGGAGCGTCAGGTGCTGCGCCTCGTCGCCCTGGGCATGAGCAACCGGCAGATCGGCCAGCAGCTTGGGCTGGCGGAGAAGACCGTGAAGAATTATGTGTCCACGCTGCTGGCGAAGCTGCAGGTGCAGTCGCGTGTTCAGGCGGCGATCTACGAGATGACCCACAAGCCGGGCCTGGACGCGGATCCGGTCCGCACCACGTGAGCAAAGGGGTCGGTGGCGAGACTTGAACGACCCGCCACCGACCCGGTCTCACAGGACCGGGTTGACCCCCGGGTCAGCGCGATCCGCGCGCCCCAGACGTAGCTGACCTCATCGGAGGCGAGCAAGACGTAGACGGACCCGAGTTCCGTCGGCGCGTTACTAAACCGGCCGTACTCGCGCCTGTCGAGGGCGCGCGCTAGCGTCGGGAGCGTGACGCACCGCCTCGCGCTCGACCAGGCCCGGCGCATCGTCGTGGGGGTACAGCTGCTGGATGCCGGGAGTCGGCATGGCGAATCCACGTGCAGTCGAAGTGAGGTAACCGGCCGGTTGGATCTCTTGGACACTCCGGACGATCTTGATGCTGTTTCAGATGCACTCGATCGGGCCGCGGCGTTGTCAAGTGTTGTGACGGGCCCCATCCAGGGAATGACCGAAGCCCCGGGATCCCAGTGTTCACAAGGGATCGAGCGGAGGAAGTGTGAGTGGGACCCCGTGGGGCTCGAACCCACGCAGCCGCGCTTTTCGGTGTCGAAGATTGCTGAGATTCGTTGATTTTCCGCGGTTTTAGCCAACCGCGAGCGACAGTCGCAAACATCGAAACGCGTACGGATGTTGTCAAATTGTTGTCACGCGCGGGCCACGCGCGGTTGATGGCACGTCTGCGCGTACCGGGCTGGGTTGAGATCAGGTCGCTGGGGCGATGGACGATCTCGATCTCGATGGCGACCAGCTGGGCTCCGTCGAAGCGAGGCACATCCGCCGCGTGGAGTGGCTGCGTCGGCCGGTTCGGGGTGCCACGTCGACAGGCCTCAGGGGAGGGGGAATCCTGGAATCCAGGCGACCGACAGATACGAGACGAGGGGTGCGATGGCAAGCAGGACGACGCCCGCGATCACCAGCGGGCGCCTGCCGTGGGTTCCGACGAATGCCAGCAGCATCGTCGCGATGTAGATGACGAGCACGACGATTGTCGCAACGAGTCCGGTCCCAGCGCGGTCGGAGGTGAAGCAGTTGCGGGGCGCGGGGTAGATTGCGGGGCAGACGATTGGCCCCAAGGGCACTGCGGCGAGCCAGACGAGCGCGATCGTTCCGGCCGTGAGTAACGTCGCCGCGACAACGAGCCCCCACATAGTGGGCGCGCGGT
The sequence above is a segment of the Microbacterium caowuchunii genome. Coding sequences within it:
- a CDS encoding LuxR C-terminal-related transcriptional regulator, whose translation is MIGQSVAAPAAVRQRVVSQESIPIKIFLVHSHEIFRRGLRDLIGAAPDLVVVGESGSVHESARRIPVILPDVVIIDAVLPDGHGSELTRRIRAKNRRARCLILGRSGREEVRGCAVAAGAHGYLPDDVQARVLLGAIRRVARGEQVAARIAVTPRREPDATRVDGEGEHDPHLAMRERQVLRLVALGMSNRQIGQQLGLAEKTVKNYVSTLLAKLQVQSRVQAAIYEMTHKPGLDADPVRTT